From Coffea arabica cultivar ET-39 chromosome 2e, Coffea Arabica ET-39 HiFi, whole genome shotgun sequence, the proteins below share one genomic window:
- the LOC113731370 gene encoding kinesin-like protein KIN-12D isoform X2 — protein sequence MLRDLKFLRRNTGKDSSIEDAENVPLNPKDSLVPQIGSDSSSRPPLNVIQEPAQVLKGGLDQEMSVRASKTDRTPTKSTKATTSVHLRTPEKQGKNRFGWAQKSESSSNAAEMKGDGNGNTRTVANVVTPRSTRTMGRANNSSYSECNSTQSTPTKSVSKPQNPGFCLASGSRPPPSGGARMSNFAALSKGIPISCNSVTVVNSVEVPHFEPKEDPSFWLEHNVQVLIRVRPLSNAEKSTHGYSRCLKQESAQTITWIGQPETRFTFDHVACESIDQETLFRLVGLSMVENCLSGYNSCMFAYGQTGSGKTHTMLGDIDELEIKPSLNRGMTPRIFEFLFARIRAEQESRKDEKLRYHCKCSFLEIYNEQISDLLDPSSTNLQLREDIKKGVYVENLSEFEVQTVGDILRLLRQGSSNRKVAATNMNRESSRSHSVFTCEIESSWEKDSTCNFRFARLNLVDLAGSERQKTSGAEGERLKEAANINKSLSTLGHVIMVLVDVANGRPRHIPYRDSRLTFLLQDSLGGNSKTMIIANVSPSICSAAETLNTLKFAQRAKLIQNNAVVNEDTSGDVVTLQNQIRLLKEELSVLKHQNVSRALTFGPLMVNNTHEDGSSCYEEAFEIDQQSYLLDKDKGSLRLSTKQFKSLETTLAGALRREQMAEISIKQLEAEIEQLNRLVRQREEDTRCTKMMLKFREDKIQRLESLLGGLMPTDAYLLEENRELSNEVQLLRAKVEKNPEVTRFALENIRLLEQLRRFQDFYEEGEREMLSAEVSELRDQLIFSLDGTLKQLNHLDMSMLPNGIDVPEENDSVHEELKRTLCELEECRTNLNRCLEYNAKLSREVEDLHSSLSISRSGAEEQDGNIKVIKESITEAPSFHNEPIEAAQKVKKETWPGNMNEQIEEVLDLQLELDILKVILKEERSYRQQAETRAQSLNRDLSLSKEKVLLITKQCDAVEEELKEAKSIIEALESQQILVINELEELRNANTQNVETLHKQKLELSTLKEQTGCQDFKNLPSTTHNEDCSLEEKLNKMHASLEKANRLNKWYQSDRAFQASNEEQMDEVRRQVEAETAEVIVCLQEELYLLQQEVQAGNEKEMETKESLAVLQTEIKELQEKLSLMTQENTKLSKLLENKENELAQLSGEWDLLTNEIEAVLQGGHESLKDASDQLTTISSSFPQKSSWISAQFGRMAKHIFEKELLIEELNHYLDVASSKRNEMECMLSSLRGAALVMTEVHQQECSRKDKEIIQLSSQLTAESSTILELNNRIKHVEDHLRNASTCATVAFVIVNRLSELNSNHLDALKHLDKQLKELVETNTNKDCVIQSQASIIGEAEKQVQSLKKDLEGLKASCSDLSLKLSEEQKCGNALRLELEDYEEKTILKTGEKLTEFKNGVSEVRSYMKEYVETIGSFGGHDSTETSTCFSVNENDDKRTGMETKEAFKYMNSCADGDIIFKSPGCFADLGNNRSGENILECQNTLKDVNNKDATIMLLKKEIESALESLNGVQAEMSKLRDEKDKFYTSEKEIQRGIECIVNQVVLLQNAMDYFEEESKFRIDSLEFKLHGLEEIVQHSCNSWIKQKELLEAELGDARAVSTQKDTEASCILAKFEEVQDTMKDADIMINELMIANETLKLEVKELRKKEVSLICDSDSLIRQVQSLQIINDQKNCHLEEVERQLKSDFETMKSSVMEMELVFSQVQTASIKDCLSVASDCLSMRSYFHDSIKLMSSCLEDIWSEIIIKDSAVSVLHLCHLGILLETVTGLNAENGLLSRGFGESNAVISELREQNIKSRRELESCRSLEGKLLADIKNSFDRISRKEDETGELSIKLTTFEQKIMDLQFQEELMLQRSNHMGSELAVLMKELDLSNQNVLASFLDRERLLKKQEEVFRSQQDNFIMEMSARDFEFLIMSLQLEQVTAIKADIEKEQQSSIEVLETFKEDMIFQVINARVTESILLETEEEHSSLQKEFEVAGKELQAMLSELDKRNATISQMEDFNRTLLLDAQSLNEVASLNDKLKGELDEEMEAKKILSFQVEKLNAECQKLIVDKKVIEAALELSSGEISTLQQQNQTLQSNIVLLEATSLQLQNELQMNNSELSKFHSVDEMEKSTRGDIAKLKAENSLLLQELEEKKAELISSLREKNILDVENKKLEDFISSLENQTAKLQIDMDEARAEVNELRLSQSVVKDVIKTKSQDLQIQVARVKALQEEKALLRGELRDYMSKEREYLNASSSKFVRCVDSVEYLHAAGNNICSLSSKETLLLDDMFQELCVEFGKISRFLEDFENLENLTKELASETASLETELLRKDEILGGLLFDMSLLQESASNSMDHKDEIEALLGSISSLEDELQLKSDNLNEAVARGQELEAQLQEKMRIISCLELDIAKEHKAVRSLKSENLELIASIEDALEAKKSMEEELVERRKVSENLETEVAEMGIALAEMNIMIESLKCNLNDVTVERDDLHGEMLVLKKGLEMARISAEENGALAAEAQEMAEISKVNVEGKEQEVKLLERSVEELECTVNVLENKVEILKGEAERQRLQREELEMELQAIRQQMHSVKSCDSDMKRKLDEKEKILEEALQRIQILEREIAAKDAEISRCRGHISELNLHAEAQASEYKQKFKVLEAMLEQVKQDVPAIHASANKLEKNASKSRGSGSPFKCIGLGLVQQIKSEKDEELSAGRHRIEELEALAASRQKEIFMLNARLAAAESMTHDVIRDLLGLKLDMNSCANLLDNQQLQMLMEKAQLHNVQEQEVAKLKQQLNEFIKERKGWIAEIDRKQAEMVTTQVAVEKLRQRDQLLTTENEMLKMENLNYKKRTTELDAEVKKLSGQQNLQQRIHHHAKIKEENNILKRQNDELSVKLRKSEALLSRVKQELAQFRIADGRSPCINFDEEQRLNDKLMETETERFQLAQELVSLCTSILKAAGITRPTSEVNLAVAEEALDQLKNRVNALETELEDVKLKNRMNKERIRLSELMPETSTPLSSRTDPRQQPTLLSAFDR from the exons ATGTTGAGAGATCTCAAGTTCTTGCGCCGAAACACTGGGAAGGATTCCAGTATAGAGGATGCTGAGAATGTTCCACTGAATCCAAAGGACTCATTGGTTCCTCAGATTGGTTCAGATTCATCATCAAGGCCCCCCTTAAATGTAATTCAAGAACCAGCCCAGGTTTTGAAAGGTGGCTTAGATCAAGAAATGAGTGTTAGGGCCAGTAAAACTGATAGAACCCCTACTAAGTCCACCAAAGCTACAACCTCGGTGCACCTTCGTACACCGGAAAAGCAGGGCAAAAATCGATTCGGTTGGGCCCAGAAAAGTGAATCAAGTTCAAATGCTGCAGAAATGAAGGGTGATGGGAATGGTAATACGCGGACAGTGGCCAATGTTGTAACTCCTCGTTCGACTAGGACTATGGGGAGGGCTAATAATTCCAGTTATTCAGAGTGTAATTCAACTCAAAGCACACCTACAAAGAGTGTGAGCAAGCCTCAAAATCCGGGATTTTGTTTGGCTAGTGGTTCTAGGCCTCCTCCTAGTGGTGGTGCTCGGATGTCCAACTTTGCTGCTCTGTCTAAAGGGATACCAATTTCTTGTAATTCAGTTACTGTTGTCAATTCTGTCGAGGTCCCCCATTTTGAACCCAAGGAGGACCCCTCATTCTGGTTGGAGCACAATGTCCAG GTTTTGATACGTGTACGGCCTCTCAGCAATGCAGAAAAAAGTACTCATGGTTACTCTAGGTGCCTGAAGCAGGAAAGTGCACAAACCATCACCTGGATTGGGCAACCTGAAACACGGTTCACATTTGATCATGTTGCCTGTGAATCAATAGACCAG GAAACACTTTTCAGGTTGGTTGGTTTGTCAATGGTGGAGAACTGCTTATCTGGATACAACAGCTGTATGTTTGCTTATGGGCAG ACAGGAAGTGGGAAGACGCACACAATGCTTGGTGACATTGATGAGCTAGAAATTAAACCCAGCTTAAATCGTGGTATGACGCCACGGATATTTGAGTTCTTGTTTGCAAGAATCAGAGCA GAACAGGAAAGTCGTAAGGATGAGAAATTACGATATCATTGCAAATGTTCATTTTTAGAGATCTATAATGAGCAGATTAGTGATCTCCTTGATCCTTCATCAACAAACTTACAG TTGCGTGAGGATATCAAGAAAGGTGTGTACGTTGAAAATCTATCAGAATTTGAAGTCCAAACTGTTGGTGACATTCTTAGACTTTTGAGACAG GGTTCTTCAAACAGGAAAGTTGCAGCTACCAATATGAACAGAGAAAGCAGCAGGTCACACAGTGTTTTTACATGTGAAATTGAGAGTAGTTGGGAAAAGGACTCCACATGTAATTTCCGTTTCGCACGGCTGAACCTTGTCGATCTTGCTGGTTCTGAAAG GCAAAAGACTTCTGGCGCTGAAGGTGAACGTCTAAAGGAGGCAGCAAATATCAACAAATCGTTATCTACTCTAGG ACATGTAATAATGGTTCTTGTGGATGTTGCAAATGGAAGACCAAGGCATATTCCATATAGAGACTCCAGGCTGACATTTTTGCTTCAG GATTCTCTGGGTGGAAACTCGAAAACAATGATAATAGCCAACGTCAGCCCTTCTATTTG CTCAGCTGCAGAAACACTGAACACTTTAAAGTTTGCTCAGCGAGCAAAGCTCATTCAGAACAAT GCTGTTGTTAATGAAGATACTTCTGGAGATGTTGTCACATTACAAAACCAGATACGGCTTCTTAAG GAGGAGCTTTCTGTTCTCAAACATCAAAATGTATCCCGAGCTTTGACATTTGGTCCACTTATGGTGAATAATACACATGAAGATGGCAGTAGTTGCTATGAAGAAGCATTTGAAATAGATCAGCAGTCTTATTTACTTGATAAAGACAAAGGCAGTCTGAGATTATCTACTAAACAG TTCAAATCATTGGAGACTACACTTGCTGGTGCTTTAAGGAGAGAACAGATGGCAGAAATTTCTATTAAACAACTTGAAGCTGAGATTGAGCAGCTGAACCGTCTG GTGCGTCAAAGGGAGGAAGACACCAGGTGCACAAAGATGATGTTGAAATTCAGGGAAGACAAGATTCAACGATTGGAGTCTCTTCTTGGTGGATTAATGCCAACAGATGCTTACTTATTGGAAGAGAACAGGGAGCTTTCCAATGAAGTTCAGTTGCTTCGAGCTAAAGTAGAAAAAAATCCAGAAGTGACTCGCTTTGCCCTTGAAAACATTAGGCTTCTAGAACAACTTCGAAG ATTTCAGGACTTCTATGAAGAAGGGGAGAGAGAAATGCTATCAGCAGAGGTATCTGAACTTCGGGATCAG TTAATTTTTTCTCTTGACGGGACATTGAAGCAACTTAACCATCTAGACATGAGCATGCTGCCTAAT GGCATAGATGTACCCGAAGAGAATGATTCAGTTCACGAAGAG TTAAAAAGAACACTGTGTGAATTAGAAGAATGCAGGACTAACCTAAACCGCTGCTTAGAGTACAATGCAAAGCTCAGCAG GGAAGTTGAGGATTTGCACTCTTCATTAAGCATTAGTAGATCTGGAGCTGAGGAACAGGATGGCAATATTAAAGTCATTAAG GAGTCCATAACGGAAGCTCCATCTTTCCATAATGAGCCAATAGAGGCTGCTCAGAAAGTGAAGAAAGAAACTTGGCCAGGAAATATGAATGAACAAATAGAAGAAGTTCTTGATTTGCAACTGGAGTTGGATATTCTGAAAGTTATTCTCAAAGAAGAGAGGTCTTACCGTCAGCAAGCCGAGACAAGGGCACAATCCCTGAACAGAGATCTTAGTCTGTCAAAGGAAAAGGTCCTTTTGATAACCAAACAGTGTGATGCTGTGGAAGAAGAACTAAAGGAAGCAAAATCCATCATTGAAGCTCTCGAGTCACAACAAATTCTAGTGATCAATGAGTTAGAGGAACTCAGAAACGCTAACACCCAGAACGTGGAAACTTTGCACAAACAGAAGCTTGAACTCTCTACTCTGAAGGAGCAAACTGGTTGTCAAGATTTCAAAAATCTTCCATCAACTACGCACAATGAAGATTGTTCTTTAGAAGAGAAGCTGAACAAGATGCATGCTTCTCTAGAAAAAGCCAACAGACTCAATAAGTGGTACCAAAGTGACAGAGCATTTCAGGCATCCAATGAAGAACAAATGGATGAGGTCCGTAGGCAGGTTGAGGCTGAAACTGCCGAGGTCATTGTATGCCTGCAGGAAGAACTTTATCTTCTTCAGCAAGAAGTCCAAGCAGGTAATGAGAAAGAGATGGAGACCAAAGAGAGCTTGGCAGTTTTGCAAACTGAAATAAAAGAATTGCAGGAAAAATTATCTTTGATGACCCAAGAAAACACAAAATTGAGCAAATTGCTAGAGaacaaagaaaatgaattagCACAATTGTCTGGAGAATGGGATCTGTTGACCAATGAGATTGAAGCTGTTCTTCAAGGTGGGCATGAGTCCCTTAAAGATGCATCAGATCAACTGACTACTATCTCAAGTTCATTTCCCCAGAAAAGCAGTTGGATTTCTGCTCAATTTGGAAGGATGGCAAAACACATTTTTGAGAAGGAATTGCTGATTGAAGAGCTCAACCATTATTTAGATGTTGCTTCcagtaaaagaaatgaaatggaGTGCATGCTGAGTTCTTTAAGAGGAGCCGCTCTGGTTATGACTGAAGTGCACCAGCAAGAGTGCAGTAGAAAGGACAAAGAGATAATCCAGCTATCTTCCCAGTTGACTGCTGAATCTTCCACGATTCTTGAACTGAATAACAGAATCAAGCACGTCGAGGATCATCTTAGAAATGCTTCAACTTGTGCAACAGTTGCTTTTGTTATTGTGAATCGATTATCTGAGTTGAACTCTAATCATCTTGATGCATTAAAGCATTTGGATAAACAGCTCAAGGAACTAGTAGAAACAAACACTAACAAGGATTGTGTTATTCAGAGTCAGGCTTCGATAATTGGCGAAGCAGAGAAGCAGGTTCAGTCTCTTAAAAAAGACTTAGAAGGGTTGAAGGCAAGCTGCAGTGATCTAAGTCTGAAGCTATCTGAGGAGCAGAAATGCGGTAATGCTTTGAGACTGGAGCTAGAAGACTATGAAGAAAAAACTATCTTGAAAACAGGAGAGAAACTTACAGAGTTCAAAAATGGTGTTTCAGAAGTGAGATCTTACATGAAGGAGTATGTGGAGACAATTGGAAGTTTTGGAGGACATGATTCTACAGAAACTTCTACATGCTTCTCCGTCAATGAAAATGATGACAAACGG ACAGGTATGGAGACAAAAGAAGCTTTCAAATACATGAACTCATGTGCTGACGgagatataatatttaaatcaCCAGGATGTTTTGCTGACCTAGGAAATAACAGAAGTGGTGAGAACATTTTGGAGTGTCAAAATACTTTGAAGGATGTAAACAACAAAGATGCCACCATTATGCTTCTGAAGAAAGAAATAGAATCTGCTCTCGAAAGCTTGAATGGGGTGCAAGCTGAGATGTCCAAATTACGAGATGAGAAAGATAAATTCTACACATCCGAGAAAGAGATCCAGAGGGGCATTGAGTGCATTGTGAATCAGGTAGTTCTTTTGCAGAATGCTATGGATTATTTTGAAGAGGAATCAAAATTCAGGATTGATAGTCTGGAATTTAAGCTACATGGGTTGGAAGAAATTGTGCAGCACTCTTGTAATTCCTGGATCAAGCAAAAAGAG TTGCTTGAGGCAGAGCTTGGGGATGCAAGGGCAGTTTCCACGCAGAAAGACACTGAAGCTTCCTGCATTCTTGCTAAATTTGAAGAGGTCCAAGACACCATGAAAGATGCAGATATAATGATAAATGAACTTATGATagcgaatgaaaccctaaagctTGAGGTTAAAGAGCTCAGGAAAAAGGAGGTTTCGCTAATTTGTGACAGCGATTCCCTTATCAGGCAAGTTCAAAGCTTGCAGATCATAAACGATCAGAAGAATTGCCACCTTGAAGAAGTCGAAAGACAGTtgaaatcagattttgaaacaATGAAGAGCTCAGTAATGGAAATGGAGTTGGTTTTTTCACAGGTCCAAACTGCTTCGATCAAAGATTGTTTGTCTGTAGCCTCTGATTGCCTTTCCATGAGGTCTTACTTTCATGACTCCATAAAGTTAATGAGCTCATGTCTTGAGGACATCTGGTCTGAGATCATTATCAAGGATTCTGCTGTGTCCGTTCTGCACCTTTGTCATTTGGGAATTCTCTTGGAAACAGTGACTggattaaatgcagaaaatggTTTGCTAAGCCGTGGGTTTGGTGAATCTAATGCAGTTATATCTGAGTTGAGAGAGCAGAATATCAAATCAAGGAGAGAGCTTGAGAGTTGCAGAAGTCTTGAGGGCAAGTTATTGGCTGACATCAAAAATAGTTTTGATCGCATATCCAGGAAAGAGGATGAAACTGGGGAACTCAGCATCAAGCTAActacttttgagcaaaagatAATGGATCTACAGTTTCAAGAAGAGTTAATGTTGCAAAGGTCTAACCATATGGGATCAGAACTTGCAGTGCTAATGAAGGAGCTGGATCTCAGTAACCAGAATGTATTGGCATCTTTTCTAGATCGAGAAAGGTTGCTGAAAAAACAGGAGGAAGTATTCCGATCTCAGCAGGACAATTTCATAATGGAAATGTCTGCAagagattttgaatttttgatcaTGTCATTGCAGTTAGAACAAGTGACTGCTATAAAAGCTGACATTGAGAAAGAACAGCAAAGTTCTATTGAAGTTCTTGAGACTTTCAAGGAAGACATGATTTTCCAAGTTATAAATGCAAGAGTAACTGAATCAATCTTGCTTGAGACAGAAGAAGAACATTCTTCTCTACAGAAGGAATTTGAAGTAGCAGGAAAGGAGCTGCAAGCAATGCTGTCAGAGCTTGACAAAAGGAATGCAACAATTTCTCAAATGGAAGATTTCAACAGAACTCTTCTTCTTGATGCTCAGTCACTAAATGAAGTTGCTTCTTTGAATGATAAATTGAAAGGTGAACTTGATGAGGAGATGGaagcaaaaaaaattctgtcaTTCCAGGTTGAGAAACTTAATGCTGAATGTCAGAAATTAATAGTAGACAAGAAGGTGATTGAAGCTGCTCTTGAACTTTCTTCTGGAGAAATCTCTACCCTTCAGCAGCAAAACCAGACATTGCAAAGTAATATTGTCTTGTTGGAAGCAACATCTCTTCAACTTCAGAATGAGCTCCAGATGAACAATTCAGAACTTAGCAAGTTCCACTCCGTCGATGAGATGGAGAAGTCAACTCGTGGGGATATAGCAAAACTCAAAGCAGAAAATTCTTTGCTCCTTCAGGAATTGGAGGAGAAGAAAGCTGAACTTATCTCATCCTTAAGGGAGAAGAACATCCTTGatgttgaaaataaaaaattggaggATTTCATCTCTTCATTGGAAAATCAAACTGCAAAACTGCAGATAGATATGGATGAGGCAAGAGCAGAGGTAAATGAACTCCGCCTTTCTCAGTCTGTAGTCAAAGATGTCATTAAAACAAAAAGCCAGGATTTGCAAATACAAGTTGCTAGAGTCAAGGCTTTGCAAGAAGAGAAAGCTCTCTTGAGAGGTGAACTCAGAGATTACATGAGCAAGGAACGTGAATATCTAAATGCCTCAAGCTCGAAGTTTGTGAGATGTGTTGATTCAGTGGAATATTTGCATGCTGCAGGCAACAATATATGCAGTTTATCCTCTAAAGAAACTCTTTTGTTGGATGATATGTTCCAAGAATTATGTGTCGAGTTTGGAAAGATATCTAGGTTTTTGGAGGATTTTGAAAATCTAGAGAATTTAACTAAAGAGCTTGCATCTGAAACAGCTTCTTTAGAAACTGAGTTACTGAGGAAAGACGAAATTCTTGGCGGACTGCTATTTGATATGAGCTTGTTGCAGGAGTCTGCATCTAATAGTATGGACCACAAAGATGAAATTGAAGCATTGTTGGGTTCTATAAGTTCTTTGGAAGATGAACTCCAATTAAAATCAGACAATCTCAATGAAGCTGTTGCCAGAGGCCAAGAACTTGAAGCTCAGCTGCAGGAGAAAATGAGGATAATATCCTGTTTGGAGTTGGATATTGCAAAAGAACATAAGGCTGTAAGATCACTCAAGAGTGAAAATCTTGAATTGATTGCCAGCATTGAAGATGCTTTAGAAGCTAAGAAGTCCATGGAGGAGGAGTTGGTCGAGAGAAGGAAAGTCAGTGAGAACCTTGAAACTGAGGTTGCTGAAATGGGAATTGCTCTTGCTGAAATGAACATAATGATTGAGTCCTTAAAATGTAATTTGAATGATGTTACTGTTGAAAGGGATGATCTCCATGGGGAAATGCTTGTTTTAAAGAAAGGGCTGGAGATGGCACGAATTAGTGCTGAAGAAAATGGAGCACTTGCTGCAGAAGCTCAAGAG ATGGCAGAAATTAGTAAAGTTAATGTTGAAGGTAAGGAACAGGAGGTGAAGCTATTAGAGCGGTCTGTCGAAGAGCTAGAATGTACGGTCAATGTACTCGAAAATAAG GTCGAGATACTGAAAGGAGAAGCTGAACGGCAAAGACTGCAAAGGGAGGAACTTGAAATGGAACTTCAAGCTATCAGGCAACAGATGCATAGTGTCAAAAGCTGTGATTCTGATATGAAAAG GAAACTtgatgaaaaagagaaaatcctTGAAGAAGCCCTTCAGCGCATCCAAATACTTGAGAGAGAGATAGCTGCAAAAGACGCAGAG ATCTCCAGATGCAGGGGTCACATCTCTGAACTAAATTTGCATGCAGAGGCCCAGGCTTCTGAGTACAAGCAAAAG TTCAAGGTACTGGAAGCTATGTTAGAACAAGTCAAACAGGATGTCCCAGCCATCCATGCATCCGCAAATAAGTTGGAAAAAAATGCTTCAAAGTCTAGGGGCTCTGGTTCCCCTTTTAAATGTATCGGTCTGGGTTTAGTTCAACAGATAAAGTCTGAGAAAGATGAAGAGCTTAGTGCAGGAAGACATCGTATTGAAGAACTTGAGGCCCTAGCTGCAAGTAGACAAAAAGAG ATATTCATGTTGAATGCACGATTAGCTGCTGCAGAAAGCATGACCCATGATGTTATCCGTGATTTGTTGGGTTTAAAGTTGGACATGAATAGTTGTGCG AACTTGCTGGATAATCAACAACTACAAATGCTCATGGAGAAGGCTCAACTACATAATGTTCAG GAGCAGGAAGTAGCTAAGCTGAAGCAGCAGTTGAATGAATTTATCAAGGAGAGGAAAGG ATGGATTGCAGAAATTGATAGAAAACAAGCTGAGATGGTGACTACACAAGTTGCGGTGGAAAAACTGCGCCAGCGAGATCAATTGCTGACAACTGAAAATGAAATGTTGAAG ATGGAGAACCTGAATTATAAGAAGAGGACTACAGAACTAGATGCAGAAGTAAAGAAGTTGTCCGGCCAGCAAAATCTCCAACAGCGAATCCATCATCATGCTAAAATCAAG GAAGAAAACAATATATTGAAGAGGCAGAACGATGAACTTAGTGTGAAGTTGAGAAAATCAGAGGCTTTGCTTTCAAGGGTGAAGCAAGAGCTGGCTCAGTTTCGGATAGCTGATGGGAGAAGTCCCTGCATCAACTTTGATGAGGAGCAACGGTTAAACGACAAGTTGATG GAAACTGAGACAGAGAGATTCCAATTGGCACAGGAGTTAGTCAGCCTATGTACCAGCATACTAAAG GCTGCTGGGATAACAAGGCCAACGTCTGAAGTAAATCTGGCGGTGGCTGAAGAAGCGCTTGATCAGCTCAAGAATAGGGTCAATGCCCTAGAAACAGAATTAGAAGACGTGAAATTAAAG AATAGaatgaacaaagaaaggatcagATTGTCTGAGCTCATGCCAGAAACCTCCACTCCATTGAGCTCACGAACAGACCCCCGCCAACAACCGACACTGCTTTCTGCTTTTGACCGATAA